The genomic stretch CGCTCCATTTAAGCGGCGAGGTCGGGCAGCAGGAGAAAACGCAGAGCGGCTTTTTTTTGAGAGCCGGTTTCGAGCCGCGTACAGCCAGTTGCAGATCCCTCATGATTCCGAAGGCCTCAATGGTGAACGCGCCTGTCACCACGGGTTTCTCGCAGAAAAGCAGCGAGAGGTAAAGCCTGTAGCTGTCTGAGATCTTCTCGTGCACGTCGGACGGGATAAAGGCGGTGCTGGTGGATTTGATATTCTGGAGCCTGCTCATCAGCTTGGAAAATTTCACGAAATCTTCGGTGACAGGAAGCCTGGTGATCTCTTTTTCCGCGTCATAGACTTTGATTGCCGCAGAGCCAGGCACAAACTGGACATTGAAGCCGCCGAATTCATGGGTTTCGTTACCCAGCACATCGTATATCTTGAAGGATTTCGGGGCTGTTTTCAGAGCCTGGTCAATGATCTTCTGAGTGAATTTCACGTGCCAGTTCTTCAGGTCCACTTTGGCACCGTGGTCAGAAAGCATTTTTAGGATTTCCTTATTGTGCAGGGTAACTCCGAGCTTGCAAAGTATTTCCCTGGCCTCTGACAGTATTTTTTTGATCAGTTCGTCTGACAGAAGTTTGAAAGTAGGGCGCATGGTTACTCCTTTGGAATTATTGACATTATAAAAAAAAGAATACTAAAAATGAGTTGGGGGGTAAAGGAGTTTTATCAGGATAAATTGGTAAACCGGTAAAATGTTTAAAATTATCATGAAATTAACGTGTTAATTTTTGTTATTATAGATTCATGATGGATTCATCCGAACTTCTGAAAATTCTGGAATCGCTAGCCGAAAAAAACAGACTGGATGTGTATTGTCTGCTGCTGACAAAGGGAGAGCATTGTGTGAACGATATTCAGAGGGCTCTTGCCATTCCTCAGCCTGCAGTTTCTAAAGCTCTGGCAAGACTCAGAAAAGCCGGGCTGCTGATTTACCGCAAGGTGAACAACAGCGTATTCTACAATCTGAACCCTGACTTTCCGGCCAACAGGATCCTGCAGCCTTTGTTTACTGATGAAAACCTGCCTGTGCAGATAAGTCTTTCGATTGTTCCACCTGCGGCTCATCCTGCAGCTGGTCCGGTCCTGAAAACTGAAACTGCGCCCGAAGAATCCCAACCTGCGAAACCTGCTAAAAAAAATGCTGATAAAGACTTTCTGCTTTGAACTGATTAAACTCTGGTGCGGTATGGCCCCATACCTGATGCTGGGCATGGTGATTGCCGGCATCTTAAAGCTCCTTATCAACGAGGAGTTTATTCTCAGGCATCTGGGAAAAAATCGTTTCATCGATGTAGTCAAAGCTGCGGTGATCGGAGTACCGCTTCCTGTCTGCTCCTGCGGCGTGATCCCGCTTGCCCAGTCCCTGCGCAAAAGCGGGGCTTCAGTTAGCGCTACCCTGTCCTTTATGGTCTCCACACCTGAAACAGGCATAGATTCCATTCTAGCCACTTATTCCCTGCTTGGCCCCCTGTTCGCTGTTTTCCGGCCGGCCGCCGCCTTCGTGTCCGGCATTCTGGCGGGAACAGTCAATAGCCTAGTCAACCCGAATTCAGCACCTCCCGTCAAAGAAGTGGAAAAGCATTGCTGTTGCGAGGAGCGTCATGCTGACCACTGCTGCCATGAGCGGAACAGATTTCGTGAATTTTTCAGTTACACTTTCATCGAACTGCCCGCTGATATGGGTAAATGGCTGTTTTTCGGCATGCTGCTCGGCGCCCTGATCACGACATTCATACCTGCCGATTTCGGCTCTCTTTTCACCAGCTATCCGTTCCTCGATTTCCTGATAGTCCTGGCAGTAGCGATTCCGCTCTATGTCTGCGCTACGGGTTCGATCCCCATCGCCTATTCCCTGATGCTGAAAGGATTTTCTCCAGGCGCAGCCCTTGTATTCCTGATCGCAGGCCCGGCCACCAACAGCGTGACCATGACATTTGTCTATAAGGAACTGGGAAAAAAGGCATTCGCAGTTTACATCGGAGTAATCAGTTTTGTGGCTCTGTTCAGCGGCTATCTTTTCAATCTTCTCTGGGTCGATTTCGGCACAGGCCCTGCCGGATCAGTCTGCTGCGGCGAGCAGGTCTGGCCCTGGCTCAGATATTTCACTGCCCTGATCCTTTTTATCTGTACGCTTTACGCTGTCACCAGAAAAAAAACTTCTACTGGAAAGCATCAGCATTTGGAGGGAAAATGTCCAGAATCATAATCATCTGCTGCCTTGCTCTTGTACTGCCTGTTTTCGCCACTTCAGAGGTTACGAATGGAAATGTTGAACTTTACAAGCAACTGGTAAAACACAATCAAAATGACGGTGAAGCCTGGTACAATCTTGGCGTAGCTTTGTACGAAGCTTCCAGATACAGCGACTCAGTCAAGGCTTATCACCGTTCCCTGCAGATCTCCCTCGAAAACATAGATGCCTGGCTTGGTCTGGGAGCAGCCTATGCAGGCCTGAAAAAATATCCTGACGCAACGCGCTCATACCAGGAAGCGATCAAACGCAAGTCCGATTATACTTCAGCCTATTTTGGCCTTGGCCTCTGCTATCTGAATTCGGGCAAGTTGGAAGAAGCTCTGGTTGCGCTCACTACAGCTCAAGCGCTGGCTCCTGAGAATGCCAGCGTCCAGGCCGGAGTCGGAGCGACTCTTTCCGCCCTTAAACGATACGATGAGGCTATCATAGCTTTCAGCGAAGCTGTTCGACTCTGGCCGGATTTTACTGATTCCTGGAGCCACCTGGGAAATCTTTATCTTGATAAAAAACATTACAACGAGGCTGTGGAAGCTTTCAACCATGTAGTAAATCTGAAACCGGCGGATCCTTATGCACACTTTGGATTGGGGATATCTTACTTGTGCCTGAAAAACAAGGAATCAGCCATGAGTGAATACAAGATACTTAAAAACATTGACCAGAAATTAGCGGCGAGTCTTCAGAGTAAATTCAGCAAATAATTGACGCAGTTGAATTCTTGTCCCTTTATGCTCTCCATAGAGCCTCTTGCAAAATGTTTTTATTCGCTGTATCTTGGGTAGACATTTTGTTAGAGGCCCTTGGAGCACTAGCAAAACTCTCGCATCGGAACAAATTGCAATGATCATAATCAGGCTGAAATTCGAGTTTTGCCGAAGGTGTCTCCATAGTATAATGTGGTCATTATTAGTTCTTATCAGTGCGGGGCAACTGAAGATGGTGATGCCATGAATTACTTGCTGCGGCCGGGAATTTTATTTCGGATTTCAACAGTAATTGTGCTGTCTTTGTTTGCCTCAGTATCCGTTCTACAAAAAATAACTGTCTTCAACTCCAATGATAATTCACCTGCTGCATACTTTTTTTCCTGCAGTGCTTTGTCTGCGTTTCCACTCTGGTTTGCCAGCATCCCCTGCTGCGGAATATTAGCAGCTTTTTTTTTATCAGGAAGAACTTCCCGTTTCATTCCTGCTCCACAATATTTTCTGCTGCTGCTGCCCATCCTGTTTTATCTTCTCAGACCCGGTTTTATCCCCTATTCTGAAGCAGGCTGGTATTTCCCTTACCCTGAATCCCACAATCCCTGGGATATTTTTTTTCTGCATCTGGATCCGCTTGTAAAAGTCCCGCTGCTGCTGTTTTCATTCTGCAGGCTGATTCTGGTTTCATACCCCGGATTGAATATGCTCCTCGCTCTTTCCGCTTCAGCCGCATCGCTCTGGCTTGGCATAAAAATCTTAGGCAGAGCCGGACTGGACCGATCCATGCTGATTGTACTGGTCCCTGCTTCATGCCTTCCGTTCTGCCTTCAATCAGCCGGATATCAACCCAGCGCCACCTTCGTAACTCCATTGATCCTGCTGTTCCTGCTTTTTTCCCTGGACTTTATTAAGACCAGAAAAAGATTTTCCCTGGTGATGATTTCTTTCTTCATGCTTCTGTTCGTTCACGGTTGCGGCATTCTGCTGCTTCCCGCTTATATTTATCTTCTCTATGTCAGATGCCGCGAAATGAGCGAAATTAAATTTTTCATTCCTGAAACAGGTCTCATTTTTCTCAACCTGGCAATCCTCTATCTTCTAATGGAATCAACTGAGGCTCCCTGGAAGAGCTTTTATCAGCTCGTTCAATCCTGCTTCGGCAGATCCGGTATTCCGCAATTTCAGCTGGGACCACTCCTGATGTTCACCACTTTGAAAGAATTACTCAGTGCCCAGCACCTGCTGGCTGTAGGAAACTGCATTTTGCTTTCGTGCCTTCCGATTTTACCGCTGCTTTTTCGTTTTTTCTGCTGCGATTTCAAAAATCCGGAAGAAGAGCATTGCCTCAGAGGCTCGCTCTTTATGTTCCCTCTCATCACATTTTCAATCATCTGCTTTTTTTTCGTTTCAAACCAGGTGGACATGCAATATTTATATCCCTGCTCCCTGTTTTTCACGCTCTCAGGGGTTGTTTTTTTCAGAAAATTTCTATCAGGGCCAAGGACCCTCTCTGCCTATTTCTCATATCTGACCATGCTTTCGCTGCTGAATCTCCTGCACTTATGCTGGTACTCAGGGATTTTCGCTCTGCCGGATCCTCCGCTTCCCCAGCTTGTCCAGAGCCATCGTGGGATCATGATGAACAGAAGCGAAGTTCAGTTCTACCTGAATTACAGATGGAATGAACAACTGCTGCACAATCTGCGGATAGCGGTAGACAGCAAGGATCAGCTGCTCAGGATCGGTGCTCTGGAATCTTTCAGGAGCACGCCTCAGAATTTCGATCTTCTGACTGAAAACCTGGAAAAACCTGGATTCCCAATCAGCAGGGAGTTTTACCGCTATCTCCTCAATTCGGCGCTGGAACTGCATCAGAAAAACCGGCTGGAAATCTGCAGGATCGTGCTCCAGAACCTCAGGACAAGGTCTTTCCCCGAACAAATTTATCCGCGTTTTGGATTTTATTATATGGCATTTGACCTTTTCGGGCGCATCGCGCCTAAGGAATTCATACCTGAACTTCAAAAATTTTCAGGCTCTGAATTCCCCAGGGAGATTCAGATCGCAGCCTGGAAATACATCCAGCAGATAAATCAGAGGGTAGAATGAAGACGGAAATAAAGGGAAAGTTGAGCTTGTTTTTCAGGTGCTGGCTGTTCAGCCTTTTATTCCTGATGCTTCCGCTTTCAGCGGATGAGCCAGGCACAGCAGAGATCAGGATCATGATCGACCACTCGGCTTCCAGG from Candidatus Wallbacteria bacterium encodes the following:
- a CDS encoding metalloregulator ArsR/SmtB family transcription factor, giving the protein MMDSSELLKILESLAEKNRLDVYCLLLTKGEHCVNDIQRALAIPQPAVSKALARLRKAGLLIYRKVNNSVFYNLNPDFPANRILQPLFTDENLPVQISLSIVPPAAHPAAGPVLKTETAPEESQPAKPAKKNADKDFLL
- a CDS encoding SO_0444 family Cu/Zn efflux transporter, with protein sequence MLIKTFCFELIKLWCGMAPYLMLGMVIAGILKLLINEEFILRHLGKNRFIDVVKAAVIGVPLPVCSCGVIPLAQSLRKSGASVSATLSFMVSTPETGIDSILATYSLLGPLFAVFRPAAAFVSGILAGTVNSLVNPNSAPPVKEVEKHCCCEERHADHCCHERNRFREFFSYTFIELPADMGKWLFFGMLLGALITTFIPADFGSLFTSYPFLDFLIVLAVAIPLYVCATGSIPIAYSLMLKGFSPGAALVFLIAGPATNSVTMTFVYKELGKKAFAVYIGVISFVALFSGYLFNLLWVDFGTGPAGSVCCGEQVWPWLRYFTALILFICTLYAVTRKKTSTGKHQHLEGKCPES
- a CDS encoding tetratricopeptide repeat protein, with amino-acid sequence MSRIIIICCLALVLPVFATSEVTNGNVELYKQLVKHNQNDGEAWYNLGVALYEASRYSDSVKAYHRSLQISLENIDAWLGLGAAYAGLKKYPDATRSYQEAIKRKSDYTSAYFGLGLCYLNSGKLEEALVALTTAQALAPENASVQAGVGATLSALKRYDEAIIAFSEAVRLWPDFTDSWSHLGNLYLDKKHYNEAVEAFNHVVNLKPADPYAHFGLGISYLCLKNKESAMSEYKILKNIDQKLAASLQSKFSK